One genomic window of Polyangium aurulentum includes the following:
- a CDS encoding ABC transporter ATP-binding protein, with protein MSLLSRSISRVRGSFEHTPRTLGLLFRAAPGASVGLGVLTLVAAVLPLGVAYAGKAIVDAVASRSREAALRWVLVELGLVAALALVQRSLGLLRSLIGARLSLDINGAILEKALALELRHFEDAEFYDQLTRARREASSRPLSIVSETFGIAQNLITLVGYGALLVGWSGWAVLGLALAALPSTIAEVRLGNLAFRMRNWRSPDARRLNYLEYVLANDGHAKEVKLFGLGPLLLGRYRALGEQFYKEDRSLAVKRAGWGFGLSLLGTGAFYACYATMAVSAATGAISLGDLVLYALAFRQGQGAFQSILSSLGGMYEHNLYMSNLFSYLGIKTSDAPRALSETKGEAKDESAEASEQGIRFEGVGFRYPGQERFALRGIDLFIPRGQSVALVGHNGAGKTTFIKLLTRLYTPTEGRILLDGKELAAWDLEALRKRVGVVFQDFNRYQLTLRENIGFGSREHMDDEPRLLRATDRGGATEVVEKLGGGLETQLGRWFKDGTELSGGQWQKIALARAFMREEADILVLDEPTAALDALAEHAVFERFRKLAEGRTTIVISHRFPTVRMADRILVIEEGHVIEEGSHDELVAKDGRYARLFSLQAEGYR; from the coding sequence ATGTCGCTCCTTTCGCGTTCGATCTCCCGCGTGCGTGGCAGCTTCGAGCACACGCCGCGCACGCTCGGCCTGCTGTTCCGCGCGGCTCCCGGCGCGAGCGTGGGCCTCGGCGTCCTCACGCTCGTCGCCGCCGTGCTCCCGCTCGGCGTGGCTTATGCGGGCAAGGCGATCGTGGACGCGGTGGCGTCGCGCTCGCGCGAGGCGGCCCTGCGGTGGGTGCTCGTCGAGCTGGGCCTCGTCGCGGCGCTCGCGCTCGTGCAACGGTCGCTCGGCCTTTTGCGCTCGCTCATCGGGGCGCGGCTGTCGCTCGACATCAACGGGGCGATCCTCGAGAAGGCGCTCGCGCTCGAGCTGCGCCATTTCGAGGACGCCGAGTTCTACGACCAGCTCACGCGGGCGCGGCGCGAGGCGTCGTCGCGGCCGCTGTCGATCGTGAGCGAGACCTTCGGCATCGCGCAGAACCTCATCACGCTCGTGGGCTACGGGGCGCTGCTCGTGGGCTGGAGCGGCTGGGCCGTGCTGGGGCTCGCGCTCGCGGCCCTGCCCTCGACGATCGCCGAGGTGCGGCTCGGCAATCTCGCCTTCCGCATGCGCAACTGGCGGTCGCCCGACGCGCGGCGGCTCAATTACCTCGAGTACGTGCTCGCCAACGACGGCCACGCGAAGGAGGTGAAGCTCTTCGGGCTCGGGCCGCTCCTGCTCGGCCGTTATCGGGCGCTCGGGGAGCAGTTCTACAAGGAGGATCGCAGCCTCGCGGTGAAGCGCGCCGGCTGGGGCTTCGGTCTGTCGCTGCTCGGGACGGGCGCGTTTTACGCGTGCTATGCGACGATGGCGGTCAGCGCGGCGACGGGGGCGATCTCGCTCGGCGATCTGGTGCTCTACGCGCTCGCGTTCCGCCAGGGCCAGGGGGCGTTCCAGTCGATCCTGTCGTCGCTCGGGGGCATGTACGAGCACAACCTTTACATGTCGAACCTGTTCTCGTACCTCGGGATCAAGACCTCGGACGCGCCGCGCGCGCTCTCCGAAACGAAGGGCGAGGCGAAGGACGAGAGCGCCGAGGCGAGCGAGCAGGGAATCAGGTTCGAGGGCGTCGGCTTTCGCTATCCGGGGCAGGAGCGCTTCGCGCTGCGGGGCATCGACCTGTTCATTCCGCGCGGGCAGAGCGTGGCGCTCGTGGGGCACAACGGCGCTGGCAAGACGACCTTCATCAAGCTGCTGACGCGGCTGTACACGCCGACCGAGGGGCGCATCCTGCTCGACGGCAAGGAGCTCGCCGCGTGGGACCTCGAGGCGCTGCGCAAGCGCGTGGGCGTGGTCTTCCAGGACTTCAATCGCTACCAGCTCACGCTGCGCGAGAACATCGGCTTCGGCAGCCGCGAGCACATGGACGACGAGCCGCGCCTGCTGCGCGCCACCGATCGCGGCGGTGCGACCGAGGTCGTGGAGAAGCTCGGCGGAGGGCTCGAGACGCAGCTCGGGCGCTGGTTCAAGGACGGCACCGAGCTGTCCGGCGGGCAGTGGCAGAAGATCGCGCTCGCGCGGGCGTTCATGCGCGAAGAAGCCGACATCCTGGTGCTCGACGAGCCCACGGCGGCCCTCGACGCGCTCGCCGAGCACGCGGTCTTCGAGCGCTTCCGCAAGCTCGCCGAGGGGCGCACGACGATCGTCATCTCGCACCGCTTCCCCACCGTGCGCATGGCGGATCGGATCCTCGTCATCGAGGAGGGGCACGTCATCGAGGAGGGCTCGCACGACGAGCTCGTCGCGAAGGACGGGCGCTACGCGCGCCTGTTCTCGCTCCAGGCGGAGGGCTATCGCTAG
- a CDS encoding PPC domain-containing protein, with translation MRTRLHMMGLAMGALFLSACAIGIVDKSSGGAGGDDDTGAGGAGAQGGAGGAAGQGGAGGEAGQGGAGGEAGQGGMGAGTASSSSSSSSSGQGGSGAGMPLNCGNGVIDPGEQCDGSEFGGKTCASIGLGSGNLLCNAFCGIVASGCVPKEMCGDFQDNDEDGQVDCVDSDCLLEVVCTDSCAQPANLSVPGWFSGDTTGRPSVISNSCSVTSSSEAVFQFKAPADATVTVNLNSWSGTDFSVAVRTTCGDAATEIACSNDGGGKPGSSENEVVAFEAKAGTTYVIVVDGASGDSGYFDMSVDIPQPESWCSGLGDDDSDGLIDCDDPSDCQLSWECTPGPGKTGEECWQHSECAANANDPVCLDEWHGFPGGYCSEWCDVAAQDCAGDAVCADIGLKSVHGVCLDGCTTDSECRVGYSCVDKGYSSKVCVLGPEADCTNSTDDDQDSLTDCEDPDCQSKTECVPGSKAAGQPCTASNECYAGQNDPVCLDELYWGWPGGYCTEFCTFNDACGPGSVCSNWVNFPSGSGTCMRVCLTDSQCRPGYSCLDIGMKDKVCVY, from the coding sequence ATGCGGACACGCTTGCACATGATGGGTTTGGCCATGGGCGCGCTCTTTCTATCGGCGTGCGCCATCGGCATAGTGGATAAGTCCTCCGGCGGGGCTGGCGGCGACGACGACACCGGCGCGGGCGGGGCAGGGGCCCAGGGCGGCGCGGGCGGCGCGGCAGGCCAGGGCGGCGCGGGCGGCGAAGCGGGCCAGGGCGGCGCAGGCGGCGAGGCGGGCCAGGGCGGCATGGGCGCGGGAACCGCGAGCAGCAGCAGCAGCAGCAGCAGCTCGGGCCAGGGCGGCAGCGGCGCGGGCATGCCGCTGAACTGCGGCAACGGCGTCATCGACCCGGGCGAGCAGTGCGACGGAAGCGAGTTTGGCGGGAAGACCTGCGCGAGCATCGGCCTCGGCTCGGGCAACCTGCTCTGCAACGCGTTCTGCGGGATCGTCGCCTCCGGGTGCGTGCCCAAGGAGATGTGCGGCGATTTCCAGGACAACGACGAGGACGGGCAGGTCGACTGCGTCGACAGCGATTGCTTGCTCGAGGTCGTCTGCACCGATTCTTGCGCGCAGCCCGCGAACCTCAGCGTGCCGGGCTGGTTCAGCGGGGACACCACGGGCCGCCCGTCGGTCATCTCGAATTCGTGCTCGGTGACGAGCAGCTCGGAGGCCGTGTTCCAGTTCAAGGCCCCGGCGGACGCCACCGTCACGGTGAACCTCAATAGCTGGTCGGGAACCGATTTCAGCGTCGCGGTGCGCACCACCTGCGGCGACGCCGCGACCGAGATCGCTTGCAGCAACGACGGCGGCGGCAAGCCCGGCTCGTCCGAGAACGAAGTGGTGGCCTTCGAGGCCAAGGCGGGCACCACGTACGTCATCGTGGTCGACGGCGCCTCGGGCGACTCCGGCTACTTCGACATGAGCGTCGACATCCCGCAGCCCGAGTCGTGGTGCTCGGGCCTCGGCGACGACGACAGCGACGGCCTCATCGATTGCGACGATCCGTCGGATTGCCAGCTCTCGTGGGAGTGCACCCCCGGGCCGGGCAAGACGGGCGAGGAGTGCTGGCAGCACAGCGAGTGCGCGGCGAACGCGAACGATCCGGTCTGCCTAGACGAGTGGCACGGCTTCCCGGGCGGCTACTGCTCGGAGTGGTGCGACGTGGCCGCGCAGGATTGCGCGGGCGACGCGGTCTGCGCCGACATCGGCCTGAAGAGCGTGCACGGCGTCTGCCTCGACGGCTGCACCACCGATTCGGAGTGCCGGGTCGGCTATTCGTGCGTCGACAAGGGATACTCGAGCAAGGTCTGCGTCCTCGGCCCCGAGGCGGACTGCACGAACTCGACCGACGACGATCAGGACTCGCTCACCGATTGCGAGGATCCGGATTGCCAGAGCAAGACCGAATGCGTGCCCGGCTCCAAGGCGGCGGGCCAGCCGTGCACGGCCTCGAACGAGTGCTATGCCGGCCAGAACGATCCCGTCTGCCTCGACGAGCTGTACTGGGGCTGGCCGGGCGGCTATTGCACCGAGTTCTGCACCTTCAACGACGCCTGCGGGCCGGGCTCGGTCTGCTCGAACTGGGTCAACTTCCCGAGCGGGTCAGGCACGTGCATGCGCGTCTGCCTCACCGATAGTCAATGCCGTCCGGGCTACTCTTGCCTCGACATCGGCATGAAGGACAAGGTCTGCGTTTACTGA